In Zunongwangia sp. HGR-M22, the sequence ATGCTGGAGCTGTAGAAAATAAAGGTTGGGAAATACAATTAGGATGGCAGGATCAGATTAAAGATTTTCATTATAATTTTAATATAAATTTTTCTGATGTAAAAAATCAGGTCACCGATCTGGGGGGAACAGAGCCAACGGTCGGAGATCGTGTTAGAATGATAGGCGAACCTCTCGATGCATTTTACGGGTTAGTTGCGGAAAGAATCGCTCAGGAATCTGATTTTACATATGATGCGGCAACCGATACCTATACACCGAATTTTCCGGTTATTGAAGGAGATCCTGTTCAGCCCGGAGATTTGATTTACAGTGATCTAAATGGAGATGGAGAAGTGGATCTGGTAAATGATCGTAAGGTTATTGGTAGTCATATTCCAAGGTTTACTTTCGGGTTTCGCGGCGGAATGAATTATAAAGCGATAGATTTCAGTTTTTTCTTTCAAGGGGTAGGGAAAGTCGATGGACTTCTGACAGGTCCCGCGCGTCACGCATTCATTACGGAAAGTGCTATGCCTCAGGATATACATTTAGATCGGTGGACACCTCAAAATACCGGCGCAAGTTATCCTCGATTAACCTATCAGCAATCTTATAATCAGCGCTTATCAACTCATTGGTTGGAAGATGCATCCTATATACGTTTAAAGAATGTTCAATTAGGATATACATTACCGGTTTCATTAACTCGAAAATTTAGAATCAATAAGTTAAGGGCATACGTTTCTGCGGATAATTTATTAACCATAACCAATTATTTCGATGGAAATGATCCTGAATCCCCGGTAAGTAGTGGGAGCTTTTATCCGCAATTAAAAACTTTTGTTTTAGGCCTGAATATTAATTTACAATAACAATATCGTCATGATTAAAAAAATATTTTTTCTGACTTTCATTTCCTTCTTTGTTTCCTGCAATGATGACTTTTTAGAACGTCCTCCTCAGGATCAATTGACCAATGCTAATTTTTGGGAGAATGAAGAACAATTGATTTTAGCTGCCAATGCATTATATGCGAATGTAAAAGCGAAGAATACTGTAGATATGGAAAATATGGGTGATAATACCTTATGGCCATCAAGTACACAATATCAGCAAATTGGCAGTGGTAACTACGGTCCCGATCAAAATACAATTAATACAGAGTGGACCACTCAATACCGCGGAGTACGCCAGGCTAATGCTTTTTTGGAAAATTATCATAAGGCAAATGTCAATCCAGAACTGGCTGAAAGATTGGCCGGAGAGGTTCGTGTAGTACGAGCTTTAATGTATAGTTACCTGGTTAATTTCTGGGGAGATGTTCCTCTGGTGACCCAAACCTTGAATATTGATGAATTAATGGTCGCCAGAACTCCGAAAGAACAGGTTGTTGATTTTCTTATGGAAGATTTAGAAGTAGCTGCAGAAGCGCTACCAATTGAAATTCCAACAGGAGAGAACTTAGGGAGAATGAACCGAGGTGCTGCTCTTGCTTTAAAAGCGCGTATAGCTTTATATAATGAAAGATATGATGTAGCAGAAGATGCTGCACGTAGAGTGATGGAAATGGGGGTATACGAATTGTTTGATATCGATAATCCGGAGGAAAATTATAATGCTCTTTTTACCGATCGAGGAAAATTATCTGTCGGTAATAACCGGGAAACTATTATTGCTAGATTGGCTTTATCTGACGTTGCGATGCATAATTTAAGTCGTGAAATTCAAGTGCCAGATCAGGTCATTCGATGGAATCCTACCAAATCTTTAATTGATGATTACCTTATGGCAGATGGACTGCCTATTGAAAAATCACCACTATATGATATAAGTTCCTACGAAGATGTTTTTGAAAACAGAGATCCCAGGATGACCCAAACAATCCTTGAGCCCGGTAGTCTTTGGGGAGGTCGCTATGATGGTCGGGAGGAGAATGATAATCCTGAAATTTTTGAAGTACCTAAATTTCAGTCCGATCGACGGGGGGCGGTGACCTTAACAGGTTATTATTTCACTAAGTATGCTGATGTTGATGCTGTAGCTACTTATAACAGGGATGATAATGATATTCATCTTCTACGATATGCAGAAGTATTGTTGACTTACGCCGAAGCCAAGCTTGAACTGGGTACCTTAACTCAAAAAGATGTGGATAATACTGTCAACTTGTTGAGAGCACGAGTAGGTATGATCCCTATGAATATCCAGAAAATAGAACAGAATGGATTAAACTTAGAGGATGAAATTCGTAGAGAACGCAGAATAGAACTGGCACTTGAAGGACAACGCTATTTTGATTTAAAACGTTGGAGAATAGCAGATGTTTTAGGAGAGGATGTAAAGGGAACTAATATTAATTGGTTGCCAAACCCGGAAGCAGCATCCAATCTTCGAACCGATAGTAATGGATTTTTGATAGCTCATACAGGAAGAACTTTCGATCCGGAGAGACATTATTTATGGCCGGTACCGCTACCTCAATTAGAAAGAAATCCCGATTTGGAACAAAACCCGGGTTGGTAAGCTAACAATTTAAACTTAATAAAATGAAAAATAATAGACGAAAGTTTATAAGAGACTTAGGGGTTTTAGGTGCGGCCGGAGCTTCTACGCAGCTGATCCATTCAAGAGAAAAATCAATGAATCGGCAAACTTTAGTAATTCCAAATCATCAATTCCGGGTAAAAGGAAAAACACCGATTAAAATTGGCTTAATTGGAGCAGGTGGTATGGGAATATCAGATGTGAGAACGGCTTTAAAGGTTCCGGAAATTAGTTTGATTGCAGTTTGTGATTTATATCATGAAAGGCTAAAGAAGGCAAAGTCATTGTGGGGAAATACTATCTTGACCACTACAGATTATAATGTGCTTCTGCAAAATGAGGATATAGATGCCGTAATTATTGCTACACCAGATCACCTTCATAAGAAAATTAGTGTTGATGCTTTAAAAGCCGATAAACATGTGTATTGTGAAAAGCCCATGCTTCATAGTATAAATGAAGGAAATGAGCTGGTAGAAGCCTGGAAAACATCAGGAAAGATGTATCAGGTGGGAAGCCAGGGATTATCTTCATTGGGAAATGAAAAAGCTAAGGAATTGCTTGAAGAAGGCGTTATCGGAAATCTGAATTATGCGGAAGGGTTTTGGGCGCGAAATTCTCCTATTGGAGCATGGCAATACCCTATACCCGAAGATGCTTCACCGGATAATATTGACTGGAAACGGTTTATTGAAGAGGCACCAAATCATTCATTCGACCCCGTTCGTTTCTTTCGATGGAGAAATTATCTGGACTATGGAACTGGTATGGCGGGAGATCTATTCGTTCATTTGTTTTCAAGCCTTCATTTTATAACAAATTCTTTAGGCCCCACCAAAATAGCTGCGATGGGAGGATTACGGTTTTGGAAAGATGGAAGGGAAGTGCCCGATGTATTACTTGGAATGTTTGATTATCCATCAACAAAAAAGCATCCAGGATTTAATTTATCATTAAGATGCAATTTTGTAGACGGAACTAGTGGAAATACATATCTACGGCTAGTAGGGGATAAAGGAGCTATGGATATTGAATGGGACCGGGTGGTGCTTAGAAAGAACGAGCCGATATCCATGGATGATCCATTTTCAAAAGAAAAATCCGGCCAGGTTGTGACCTCCGAGCAACGAAAAAAAATGCTTCCGCCACCAGAAATAATTTATGAAGCAGAGAAAGGATATAAGGGAGCACATTATGATCATTTTTCCAATTTCTTTGAGGCCATTAGGAATGGAAATACTCTTATAGAAGATCCGGAGTTTGGTTTTCGTGCCGCAGCTCCTGCTTTGCTTTGTAATCAAAGTTATTTGGAAAATAAAATTTTAGGCTGGGATCCTGAAAAAATGAAAATAATATAAAAATAAACTAATGAGAATAAGTGGATTAATCATGTGTCTAAGTATCATAACACTAGGTGCATGTAAAAATAATAACGAAAAGGAACAAAAAAACGGAGTTAAAGCTTCTGCAATAACTAATGATTTTGAAAGTGATACAGCAGATTTAAATGATTCAAAGCAATGGATAAATCTACTGGATGAAGAACATCAGCACCATTGGAGAGGGTATAATTCTACAGAGAAAAAATTACCCCAGGGATGGTCTATAAAAGACGGAGAGCTTTATTCCAGTGGAGAAGGAGCGGATATTGGCGGTGATATTGTCTTTGCATCAAAAGAGTTTGATAATTTTGAACTTCAATTAGAATGGAAATTATCCAAAGGTGGAAATAGCGGTATATTCTATCACATCTTAGAAGCTGATGCTTATAAAGCA encodes:
- a CDS encoding 3-keto-disaccharide hydrolase, producing MRISGLIMCLSIITLGACKNNNEKEQKNGVKASAITNDFESDTADLNDSKQWINLLDEEHQHHWRGYNSTEKKLPQGWSIKDGELYSSGEGADIGGDIVFASKEFDNFELQLEWKLSKGGNSGIFYHILEADAYKAPYYTAPEYQIIDQVGFPQKLEPWQSIGADYAMYNPKFEEKDLKKTGEWNTSTIRFTANEVTYWLNGKKTLSFRPWTEDWKRRKSEGKWKNYPHYGQSKTGLIGLQDHGSEIWFRNIRIKEL
- a CDS encoding Gfo/Idh/MocA family protein yields the protein MKNNRRKFIRDLGVLGAAGASTQLIHSREKSMNRQTLVIPNHQFRVKGKTPIKIGLIGAGGMGISDVRTALKVPEISLIAVCDLYHERLKKAKSLWGNTILTTTDYNVLLQNEDIDAVIIATPDHLHKKISVDALKADKHVYCEKPMLHSINEGNELVEAWKTSGKMYQVGSQGLSSLGNEKAKELLEEGVIGNLNYAEGFWARNSPIGAWQYPIPEDASPDNIDWKRFIEEAPNHSFDPVRFFRWRNYLDYGTGMAGDLFVHLFSSLHFITNSLGPTKIAAMGGLRFWKDGREVPDVLLGMFDYPSTKKHPGFNLSLRCNFVDGTSGNTYLRLVGDKGAMDIEWDRVVLRKNEPISMDDPFSKEKSGQVVTSEQRKKMLPPPEIIYEAEKGYKGAHYDHFSNFFEAIRNGNTLIEDPEFGFRAAAPALLCNQSYLENKILGWDPEKMKII
- a CDS encoding RagB/SusD family nutrient uptake outer membrane protein produces the protein MIKKIFFLTFISFFVSCNDDFLERPPQDQLTNANFWENEEQLILAANALYANVKAKNTVDMENMGDNTLWPSSTQYQQIGSGNYGPDQNTINTEWTTQYRGVRQANAFLENYHKANVNPELAERLAGEVRVVRALMYSYLVNFWGDVPLVTQTLNIDELMVARTPKEQVVDFLMEDLEVAAEALPIEIPTGENLGRMNRGAALALKARIALYNERYDVAEDAARRVMEMGVYELFDIDNPEENYNALFTDRGKLSVGNNRETIIARLALSDVAMHNLSREIQVPDQVIRWNPTKSLIDDYLMADGLPIEKSPLYDISSYEDVFENRDPRMTQTILEPGSLWGGRYDGREENDNPEIFEVPKFQSDRRGAVTLTGYYFTKYADVDAVATYNRDDNDIHLLRYAEVLLTYAEAKLELGTLTQKDVDNTVNLLRARVGMIPMNIQKIEQNGLNLEDEIRRERRIELALEGQRYFDLKRWRIADVLGEDVKGTNINWLPNPEAASNLRTDSNGFLIAHTGRTFDPERHYLWPVPLPQLERNPDLEQNPGW